The genomic segment TCGGCTCCGCAGTCATCCGCATCGATCGCATCAGTCCCCACCCGGCCGCCGGCAGGGCGGAGTCGCTTGCTGCGGCCGCCTTTCGCATGCGTCGCAAGATGCTGCGTCGCTCCCTCGAAGCGACCCTGCATGACCCGGTCGCCACCCTCGAGTCCGCAGGAATCGAACCGACGGCAAGGGCGGAGGACCTGTCGGCCTCCGAGTATCTGCGGCTGGCGGAGGTCGCCGGGACATGAGAGGCATCGCCTGTGCCAAAGTGAACCTCGGGTTGCAGGTCTCGGGCACGCGACCCGACGGATTGCACGACCTGACGGGGCTCTTCCAGTCGATTGCGTGGACCGACCGCCTCCGGCTCGTCACCGGGGTGGATGAGGACTCGATGGCCGCCTTCGATCCGGGCCGGCCCGTCCCCGAAGGCGACGAGAACCTCGCTTGGCGGGCTGCCGCCGCAGTACGCCAGGTCGCCGCCAGTCCCCGGCCGATGTCGCTCGAGCTCGACAAGCGAATCCCCGTGGCCGCAGGGCTCGGGGGCGGTTCGGCAGACGCCGCCCTGTCGCTCGTGATGGCGGCCTGGGCGTTCGACGTCCCGATGGACGACGTCACGCCGCTGGCGCCGATGCTCGGCTCAGACGTGAGCTTCTGCCTGCTCGGCGGCACTGCGGTGGTGAGCGGGGGAGGCGAAGCGGTCGCGGCGCTGCCGGACGCCGCCGGGTTCGCCCTCGCCGTCGTCGTTCCGCCGATCGAGCTGTCGACTGCCGCCGTGTACGCCCGCTGGGACTCCCTCGGGGGGCCGCAAGCAGCCGGCGTGGGAGGCGCCGACCTGCCTCCCTCACTGCGAGACCTCGCCCCGCTGCGAAACGACCTATACGGCGCAGCGGTCGCCGAGGCGCCGGCGGTCGACGAGTGGCGTTCCGAGCTGGCCGGGAGGTTCGATCGTACGGTC from the Acidimicrobiia bacterium genome contains:
- the ispE gene encoding 4-(cytidine 5'-diphospho)-2-C-methyl-D-erythritol kinase, whose protein sequence is MRGIACAKVNLGLQVSGTRPDGLHDLTGLFQSIAWTDRLRLVTGVDEDSMAAFDPGRPVPEGDENLAWRAAAAVRQVAASPRPMSLELDKRIPVAAGLGGGSADAALSLVMAAWAFDVPMDDVTPLAPMLGSDVSFCLLGGTAVVSGGGEAVAALPDAAGFALAVVVPPIELSTAAVYARWDSLGGPQAAGVGGADLPPSLRDLAPLRNDLYGAAVAEAPAVDEWRSELAGRFDRTVLMSGSGPALFAFFVDVDEAADAIRRLPAGARDAWAGEPVPFGWAVRRREGDPIAAGSGTTWTEEQETRWWPGTFDT